Proteins found in one Nocardia brasiliensis ATCC 700358 genomic segment:
- a CDS encoding MarP family serine protease produces the protein MSSSAWLDIAVVLLALLAASSGWRQGAVASALAFLGVVLGAVAGILIAPHILVHVDEGRTRVLTGVLLIVLLVIIGEVAGMVLGRAARSGMRHPFTRSVDSVVGAALQAVAVLVTAWLLALPLATSSQPSIATAINGSRVLTDVNQVAPNWLRRLPNEFSKLLNTSGLPDVIGPFGRAPIAAVEPPDASVLGSPVAGSLQQSVLRIRGVAPSCQRALEGSGFVIAPERIMTNAHVVAGTTSIQVDSSTGPLDATVVLFDPSTDVAVLAVPGLTAPPIAQAPAPARSGDSAIVLGYPGGGRYTASAARVRETLDLTGPNIYRDGTVERQVYTVRGLVRAGNSGGPLVDTEGHVLGVVFGAAVTDDDTGYVLTLAEVRAQLDAAPGVNAPVGTGACVLS, from the coding sequence GTGAGCTCATCCGCATGGCTCGATATCGCTGTCGTGCTGCTCGCGCTGCTGGCCGCCTCGTCCGGGTGGCGGCAGGGCGCGGTGGCCTCGGCCCTGGCCTTCCTCGGCGTCGTGCTCGGCGCGGTCGCGGGCATCCTGATCGCGCCGCACATCCTGGTCCACGTCGACGAGGGCCGCACCCGCGTGCTGACCGGTGTGCTGCTCATCGTGCTGCTGGTGATCATCGGCGAGGTCGCGGGCATGGTGCTCGGCCGGGCCGCGCGCAGCGGCATGCGGCATCCGTTCACCCGCAGTGTGGACAGCGTGGTGGGTGCGGCGCTGCAGGCGGTGGCCGTGCTGGTCACCGCGTGGCTGCTCGCGTTGCCGCTGGCCACCTCGTCGCAGCCGTCGATCGCCACGGCGATCAACGGCTCCCGGGTGCTCACCGACGTCAACCAGGTGGCGCCGAACTGGTTGCGCCGCTTGCCCAACGAGTTCTCCAAGCTGCTCAACACCTCCGGTCTGCCGGACGTGATCGGCCCGTTCGGCCGGGCGCCGATCGCGGCCGTCGAGCCGCCGGACGCGAGCGTGCTCGGCAGTCCGGTCGCGGGCTCGTTGCAGCAGAGCGTGCTGCGCATCCGCGGTGTCGCGCCGAGTTGCCAGCGGGCGCTGGAGGGTTCGGGCTTCGTGATCGCCCCGGAGCGGATCATGACCAACGCGCACGTGGTCGCGGGTACCACCAGCATTCAGGTCGATTCGTCGACCGGGCCGCTGGACGCCACCGTGGTGCTGTTCGATCCGTCGACCGACGTCGCGGTGCTCGCGGTGCCGGGGCTGACCGCCCCGCCGATCGCCCAGGCGCCGGCGCCCGCGCGGTCCGGTGACAGCGCGATCGTGCTCGGCTACCCGGGCGGCGGGCGTTACACCGCCAGCGCGGCCCGGGTGCGCGAGACGCTGGATCTGACGGGTCCGAACATCTACCGCGACGGCACGGTGGAGCGGCAGGTCTACACCGTGCGCGGGCTGGTGCGCGCGGGCAATTCCGGTGGGCCGCTGGTCGATACGGAAGGCCACGTGCTCGGCGTCGTGTTCGGTGCGGCCGTCACCGACGACGACACCGGCTACGTGCTGACGCTGGCCGAGGTCCGTGCGCAGCTGGACGCCGCACCGGGCGTGAACGCCCCGGTCGGCACCGGAGCCTGCGTGCTGAGCTGA
- the nth gene encoding endonuclease III — protein MVRRARRMNRVLAEAFPDAHCELDFRTPLELAVATILSAQSTDVRVNLTTPALFAKYPDARAYAEANRAELEEYVRSTGFYRNKANSLIGLGQALLERHHGELPHTMDELVQLPGIGRKTANVILGNAFGVPGITVDTHFGRLVRRWQWTAEEDPVKVEHIIGELIERKEWTMLSHRVIFHGRRVCHARKPACGVCVLAKDCPSFGAGPTDPDTAADLVKGPEKEHLLELVGR, from the coding sequence CTGGTCCGTCGCGCGCGCCGGATGAACCGTGTGCTGGCCGAGGCTTTTCCGGACGCGCACTGTGAGCTGGATTTCCGCACGCCGCTCGAATTGGCGGTCGCGACAATACTTTCCGCGCAGTCCACCGATGTGCGGGTGAATCTCACCACGCCCGCGCTCTTCGCGAAGTACCCCGATGCCCGCGCCTACGCCGAGGCGAACCGCGCGGAGCTGGAGGAATACGTTCGCTCGACAGGTTTCTACCGCAACAAGGCGAACTCGCTGATCGGCCTCGGACAGGCCCTGCTCGAGCGGCACCACGGTGAGTTGCCTCACACCATGGACGAATTGGTGCAGTTGCCCGGCATCGGGCGCAAGACCGCGAACGTCATCCTGGGCAACGCGTTCGGCGTGCCGGGCATCACGGTCGACACCCATTTCGGTCGCCTGGTGCGGCGCTGGCAGTGGACCGCCGAGGAAGACCCGGTGAAGGTCGAGCACATCATCGGCGAGCTGATCGAGCGCAAAGAGTGGACGATGCTCTCGCATCGGGTGATCTTCCACGGCCGCCGGGTGTGTCATGCCAGGAAGCCGGCCTGCGGTGTGTGCGTGCTCGCCAAGGACTGCCCGTCCTTCGGTGCCGGTCCCACCGATCCCGACACCGCGGCCGATCTGGTCAAAGGTCCCGAGAAGGAGCATCTGCTCGAGCTGGTCGGCCGGTGA
- the nhaA gene encoding Na+/H+ antiporter NhaA, with product MTQVRSELSRYLRTETVGGAILLIAAAVALLWVNSPWGASYVTMTETVLAIPPLHLDLTLADWTKDGLLAIFFFVAGLELKRELVVGELADPKRAALPIIAAVGGVVTPALIAVAVGFGVPGMDRGWAIPVATDIAFALAVLAMTGSRIPASARVFLLSLAVVDDLMAIIVIAVLFTTTLALLWLLTAAACFALWALAQHKRIRTPWLYVPLALVAWYALHEAGIHPTLAGVVLGLLTRVRPDPGEEEAPATRLEHLIQPISAGVCVPLFALFASGVPLDAKVFGELFSDRLALAVILGLLLGKTLGIFGISWLAIRFGVAKRPAGLGYRDMFALSVLGAIGFTVSLLVAELALADVGDGSAAELAKAAVLVTSMAASLAGSALLLRRGRVHQARRDARALQREDEDAVPGQGEGSTK from the coding sequence ATCACGCAAGTGCGCTCGGAACTGTCCCGCTATCTCCGCACCGAAACAGTCGGCGGCGCCATCCTGCTGATCGCCGCCGCGGTCGCGTTGCTGTGGGTCAACTCGCCGTGGGGCGCGAGCTACGTGACGATGACCGAGACGGTGCTCGCCATCCCGCCGCTGCACCTGGATCTCACCCTGGCCGACTGGACCAAAGACGGCCTGCTCGCCATTTTCTTCTTCGTCGCGGGCCTGGAACTCAAACGCGAACTCGTGGTCGGCGAGTTGGCCGACCCGAAACGCGCGGCCCTGCCTATCATCGCCGCGGTCGGCGGCGTGGTCACGCCCGCGCTCATCGCCGTGGCGGTCGGGTTCGGGGTGCCCGGGATGGACCGGGGCTGGGCCATCCCGGTCGCCACCGATATCGCGTTCGCGCTGGCCGTGCTCGCCATGACGGGTTCCCGCATCCCGGCGAGCGCGCGGGTCTTCCTGCTCAGTCTGGCGGTGGTCGACGATCTGATGGCCATCATCGTGATCGCCGTGCTGTTCACCACGACGCTGGCGCTGCTGTGGCTGCTGACCGCCGCGGCCTGCTTCGCGCTGTGGGCGCTGGCTCAGCACAAGCGGATCCGCACCCCGTGGCTCTACGTGCCGCTGGCACTGGTCGCCTGGTACGCGCTGCACGAGGCGGGCATCCACCCGACCCTGGCCGGGGTGGTCCTCGGCCTGCTCACCAGGGTGCGCCCCGACCCCGGGGAAGAAGAGGCGCCGGCCACTCGGCTCGAGCATCTGATCCAGCCGATCTCGGCCGGTGTGTGCGTCCCGTTGTTCGCGTTGTTCGCCTCCGGAGTTCCGTTGGACGCCAAAGTGTTCGGCGAACTGTTCAGCGACAGGCTGGCGCTGGCGGTAATTCTCGGGTTACTGCTCGGCAAGACCCTGGGCATCTTCGGGATCAGTTGGCTCGCAATCCGGTTCGGTGTGGCCAAGCGGCCCGCCGGACTCGGGTATCGCGACATGTTCGCCCTGTCGGTGCTCGGCGCGATCGGCTTCACCGTTAGCCTTCTCGTGGCGGAACTCGCGCTGGCCGATGTCGGCGACGGCTCGGCCGCGGAATTGGCGAAGGCCGCTGTGTTGGTCACATCAATGGCGGCGTCGCTTGCCGGTTCGGCGCTACTGTTGCGGCGAGGGCGTGTCCACCAGGCGCGTCGAGACGCGCGTGCGCTACAACGAGAAGACGAGGATGCAGTGCCGGGACAGGGAGAAGGGTCGACCAAGTGA
- a CDS encoding MBL fold metallo-hydrolase, with amino-acid sequence MALEHPAYGQLRQVTPTAAVLLADNPGQMTLQGTNTWILRAPGRSDCVVVDPGPQDKAHGAKIAEVTGGEIALTLITHRHHDHTGGIDRLVKLTGTPVRAKDSEFLRGSTAPLVDSEVIEAAGLRITVLDTPGHTGDSVSFVLDDAVLTGDTILGSGTTVLDSSDGTLADYLSSLDRLVEVGAGKALLPAHGPDHPDLEPVARYYITHRQERLEQVREALRVLGPDAGAMAVVRRVYADVDKRLWLAARSSVQAQLEYLRAEG; translated from the coding sequence ATGGCACTTGAACATCCCGCGTACGGGCAATTACGGCAGGTCACCCCGACCGCAGCGGTGTTGCTCGCGGACAATCCGGGCCAGATGACGTTGCAGGGCACCAACACCTGGATCCTGCGCGCGCCGGGGCGATCGGACTGCGTGGTGGTCGATCCCGGTCCGCAGGACAAGGCGCACGGCGCGAAGATCGCCGAGGTCACCGGGGGCGAGATCGCGCTGACGCTGATCACGCATCGGCATCACGACCACACCGGCGGCATCGATCGGCTGGTGAAACTCACCGGAACCCCGGTGCGCGCCAAGGACTCCGAGTTTCTGCGCGGTTCGACCGCCCCGCTGGTCGACAGTGAGGTGATCGAGGCCGCGGGCCTGCGCATCACCGTGCTCGACACCCCGGGCCACACCGGCGACTCGGTGAGTTTCGTGCTCGATGACGCGGTGCTGACCGGTGACACGATTCTCGGCAGCGGCACCACCGTGCTGGATTCCAGCGACGGCACCCTGGCCGACTATCTGTCCTCGCTCGACCGTTTGGTCGAGGTCGGCGCGGGCAAGGCGCTGCTGCCGGCGCACGGGCCGGACCATCCCGACCTGGAGCCGGTGGCCCGCTACTACATCACGCACCGGCAGGAACGACTCGAACAGGTCCGCGAGGCGTTGCGGGTACTCGGCCCCGACGCGGGCGCGATGGCCGTGGTGCGCCGGGTGTACGCCGACGTCGACAAGCGGCTGTGGCTCGCCGCCCGCAGCTCGGTGCAGGCCCAGCTGGAATACCTGCGCGCCGAAGGCTGA
- a CDS encoding NUDIX hydrolase, which translates to MTIPVPKDIPKWLSRATEPDTDSSDTLTLARTLRRAMTVTTTPRQAAVLVLFGGSPEADPAAPGGLPADAEVLLTQRAATLRQHRGQVAFPGGAVDPGDTGPIDTALREACEETGLDRSGVEPLAILPKLFVPPSRFDVTPVVAYWRTPSVVGVVDASETERVVRVRLAELLDPANRFLVRGSLGYQSPAFQVDGMLVWGLTGGILAGICKTAGWEQEWDHTDVRDLETALAAVGMTL; encoded by the coding sequence ATGACCATCCCTGTGCCCAAGGACATTCCGAAATGGCTGAGCCGGGCCACCGAGCCCGACACCGACTCGTCGGACACCCTCACGCTGGCGCGCACGCTGCGCCGCGCCATGACGGTCACCACGACCCCGCGGCAGGCGGCGGTGCTCGTGCTGTTCGGCGGATCGCCCGAAGCCGACCCCGCCGCGCCCGGCGGGCTACCCGCGGACGCGGAGGTGTTGCTCACCCAGCGTGCCGCCACCCTGCGCCAGCATCGCGGCCAGGTCGCCTTTCCCGGCGGCGCGGTCGATCCCGGTGACACCGGGCCGATCGACACCGCGCTGCGCGAAGCCTGTGAGGAGACCGGGCTGGACCGGTCCGGCGTCGAGCCGCTGGCGATTCTGCCGAAGCTGTTCGTGCCGCCCTCCCGATTCGACGTGACACCGGTCGTGGCCTACTGGCGCACGCCGAGCGTGGTCGGGGTGGTCGACGCGAGTGAGACCGAGCGAGTGGTGCGGGTGCGCCTGGCCGAGCTGCTCGATCCGGCCAACCGCTTCCTGGTCCGCGGCAGCCTCGGCTACCAGAGTCCCGCCTTCCAGGTGGACGGCATGCTGGTCTGGGGGCTGACCGGGGGCATCCTCGCTGGAATCTGCAAAACCGCGGGCTGGGAACAAGAGTGGGACCACACCGACGTACGTGATCTGGAGACGGCACTGGCTGCAGTGGGAATGACCTTATGA
- a CDS encoding Crp/Fnr family transcriptional regulator — protein MDEALARAGIFQGVEPTAVAALAKQLQPVDFPRGHVIFNEGEPGDRLYIITSGKVKIGRRSPDGRENLLTIMGPSDMFGELSIFDPGPRTSTATTVTEVRAVTMDRDALKSWIDQRPEIAEQLLRVLARRLRRTNNNLADLIFTDVPGRVAKALLQLAQRFGTQEAGALRVTHDLTQEEIAQLVGASRETVNKALADFAHRGWLRLEGKSVLISDSERLARRAR, from the coding sequence GTGGACGAGGCCCTCGCCAGAGCAGGCATCTTCCAGGGCGTCGAGCCCACTGCGGTGGCCGCCCTCGCCAAGCAATTGCAGCCCGTGGATTTCCCACGTGGTCATGTCATTTTCAACGAAGGTGAACCGGGTGACCGGCTCTACATCATCACCTCGGGCAAGGTGAAGATCGGACGTCGTTCTCCCGACGGCCGGGAGAATTTGCTGACCATCATGGGCCCCTCGGACATGTTCGGTGAGCTGTCGATCTTCGATCCGGGCCCGCGTACCTCCACCGCCACCACGGTGACCGAGGTGCGTGCCGTGACGATGGACCGGGACGCCCTCAAGTCCTGGATCGACCAGCGACCCGAGATCGCCGAGCAGTTGCTCCGCGTCCTCGCCCGGCGCCTGCGTCGTACCAACAACAACCTGGCCGACCTCATCTTCACCGACGTGCCCGGCCGGGTCGCCAAGGCGCTGCTGCAGCTCGCACAGCGGTTCGGCACCCAGGAGGCCGGTGCGCTGCGGGTCACCCACGACCTCACCCAGGAGGAGATCGCCCAGCTGGTCGGCGCCTCCCGCGAAACCGTGAACAAGGCGCTCGCCGACTTCGCGCACCGCGGTTGGCTGCGGCTGGAGGGCAAGAGCGTGCTCATCTCCGACTCCGAGCGCCTGGCCCGCCGCGCGCGCTAG
- a CDS encoding DUF4177 domain-containing protein: protein MSEASLWEYATVPLLTHATKQILDQWGADGWELVTVLPGPTGEQHVAYLKRPK from the coding sequence ATGAGTGAAGCGAGCTTGTGGGAGTACGCGACCGTGCCGCTGTTGACGCACGCGACCAAGCAGATTCTCGACCAGTGGGGCGCGGACGGATGGGAGCTGGTGACCGTGTTGCCGGGGCCGACCGGTGAACAGCACGTCGCCTACCTCAAGCGTCCGAAGTAA
- a CDS encoding RidA family protein produces MTTATQWESNLARLGLTLPPVAPPVAAYIPAIQTGSLVYTSGQLPFVNGELSAVGKVGAEVSTEQAQEAARLCALNALAAVHGLVGLDRVVRVVKVVGFVASAPGYNDQPVVINGASEFLGEVFGDAGVHARSAVGVSELPKNTPVEVEIIVEVG; encoded by the coding sequence ATGACCACAGCAACCCAGTGGGAAAGCAATCTCGCCCGGCTCGGCCTGACCCTGCCGCCCGTCGCGCCGCCGGTCGCCGCCTACATCCCGGCGATCCAGACCGGTTCGCTGGTCTACACCTCGGGTCAGCTGCCGTTCGTCAACGGTGAGCTGTCCGCGGTCGGCAAGGTCGGCGCCGAGGTGAGCACCGAGCAGGCACAGGAAGCCGCCCGCCTCTGCGCGCTCAACGCGCTCGCGGCCGTGCACGGACTGGTCGGGCTCGACCGGGTGGTGCGCGTGGTGAAGGTGGTCGGGTTCGTCGCCTCCGCACCGGGATACAACGATCAGCCGGTCGTGATCAACGGCGCCTCCGAATTCCTCGGCGAGGTCTTCGGCGATGCGGGCGTGCACGCGCGCTCCGCCGTCGGCGTCTCCGAACTGCCCAAGAACACCCCCGTCGAGGTCGAGATCATCGTCGAGGTGGGGTAA
- a CDS encoding alpha/beta fold hydrolase, whose protein sequence is MSSHSIPDPSSVRYDGPWAHRDVHANGIRFHVVDAAPDRTDAPLVVLLHGFADFWWSWRHQLTGLAAHGYRAVAVDLRGYGDSDKPPRGYDGWTLAGDIAGLIRALGYPDATLVGHADGGLVCWATAVLHPRLVRSIAVVSSPHPAALKSAVLHNRHQRATWLPNFLRYQLPRYGERLLTTGDGFEAERLLRQRVSGSWSGTTEFVDTARRMRSAIQIPGAAHCALEYQRWAFRSQWRPDGRRFMATMREPIRIPVLAMRGDLDPYVLASTFRRGQHLSPNRQLTPIPAAGHYAHQENPEMVTAELAKLLA, encoded by the coding sequence GTGTCGTCGCACTCAATTCCGGATCCGTCCAGCGTCCGTTACGACGGCCCGTGGGCGCATCGGGACGTCCATGCCAACGGCATCCGCTTCCACGTGGTCGACGCGGCCCCGGACCGCACCGACGCGCCCTTGGTCGTGCTACTGCACGGATTCGCCGACTTCTGGTGGTCCTGGCGGCACCAGCTCACCGGACTGGCCGCGCACGGCTACCGGGCGGTGGCCGTCGATCTGCGCGGCTACGGCGACAGCGACAAACCGCCCCGCGGATACGACGGCTGGACGCTGGCCGGCGATATCGCGGGACTCATCCGCGCCCTCGGCTATCCCGACGCGACCCTCGTCGGGCACGCCGACGGCGGACTGGTCTGCTGGGCCACCGCGGTACTGCATCCCCGGCTGGTTCGCTCGATCGCGGTGGTGAGTTCACCGCATCCCGCCGCGTTGAAGAGCGCGGTCTTACACAACCGCCACCAGCGCGCGACCTGGCTGCCCAACTTCCTGCGCTACCAGCTGCCACGCTACGGCGAACGGCTGCTGACCACCGGTGACGGCTTCGAGGCCGAACGGCTGCTGCGGCAGCGGGTCAGCGGATCATGGTCGGGCACCACCGAATTCGTCGACACCGCCCGGCGGATGCGCTCGGCCATCCAGATCCCCGGCGCCGCGCACTGTGCGCTGGAGTATCAGCGCTGGGCCTTCCGCAGCCAGTGGCGACCGGACGGCCGCCGGTTCATGGCCACCATGCGCGAACCGATCCGGATCCCGGTGCTGGCCATGCGCGGCGATCTGGATCCGTACGTGCTCGCCAGCACCTTCCGGCGGGGTCAGCACCTGTCCCCCAATCGGCAGCTGACCCCCATCCCGGCCGCCGGACACTATGCGCACCAGGAGAATCCGGAGATGGTGACAGCAGAGCTGGCGAAACTGCTGGCGTAA
- a CDS encoding TlpA disulfide reductase family protein: MRGVPVAWRWALAGLIAVLALTVALWPRGDRDADPAPDAARSPRSAGVAEQQRAAADLAPCPRPAAGAQSAGPLAGITLTCLADGAPVELAAALAGKPALLNLWAYWCGPCAQELPYLQQFARRAGNAITVLTVHSDPDEAKAIARLTGLDVKLPGVLDADTRVRTVVGAPAVLPVSVLVRADGSVARVEVRAFSGVDDIANTVARELGVAA; the protein is encoded by the coding sequence GTGAGGGGAGTCCCGGTTGCCTGGCGATGGGCGCTGGCCGGATTGATCGCTGTGCTGGCGCTGACGGTCGCGCTGTGGCCGCGCGGCGATCGCGACGCCGATCCTGCGCCGGATGCCGCGCGGTCGCCGCGCAGCGCCGGAGTTGCCGAACAGCAACGCGCCGCCGCGGATCTCGCGCCGTGCCCGCGACCTGCCGCGGGCGCGCAGAGCGCCGGTCCGCTCGCGGGCATCACGCTGACCTGCCTGGCCGACGGTGCGCCGGTGGAGCTGGCCGCCGCGCTCGCGGGTAAGCCCGCGCTGCTGAACCTCTGGGCCTACTGGTGCGGGCCGTGTGCGCAAGAATTGCCGTATTTGCAGCAGTTCGCCCGGCGCGCCGGAAACGCGATTACCGTGCTGACCGTGCACAGCGACCCCGACGAGGCCAAGGCGATCGCCCGGCTGACTGGACTCGACGTGAAGCTGCCTGGTGTACTCGATGCCGACACGCGGGTGCGGACCGTCGTCGGCGCCCCTGCGGTACTGCCTGTTTCGGTGCTGGTCCGGGCGGACGGTTCGGTGGCGCGGGTGGAGGTGCGCGCGTTCAGCGGGGTCGACGACATCGCGAACACCGTCGCCCGGGAGCTGGGAGTAGCCGCATGA
- a CDS encoding phage holin family protein gives MSYTNGGNGNDAQRGRTVTSIPLSDANPTGSASFGSLVRDATEQMSTLVRAEVALAKAEVTGEIKKGLQGSVYFILALTVLLFSTFFFFFFLGELLDVWLARWAAFLIVFALMIVATALLALLGYLRVKKLRAPEKTIDSLKQARAVLPHGLGAAAHEDRPALTHDGRPALDKPAS, from the coding sequence GTGAGTTACACAAACGGCGGTAACGGGAACGACGCGCAGCGCGGTCGTACAGTGACCTCCATTCCCTTGTCCGACGCGAATCCCACCGGCAGCGCCAGCTTCGGCAGCCTCGTGCGCGATGCGACCGAGCAGATGTCGACGCTGGTCCGGGCCGAGGTCGCGCTCGCCAAAGCGGAGGTCACCGGGGAGATCAAGAAGGGGCTGCAGGGCAGCGTCTACTTCATCCTCGCGCTGACCGTCCTGCTGTTCAGCACGTTCTTCTTTTTCTTCTTCCTCGGCGAACTGCTCGATGTGTGGCTGGCCCGCTGGGCGGCGTTCCTGATCGTGTTCGCGCTGATGATCGTCGCGACCGCGCTGCTGGCGCTGCTCGGCTATCTGCGGGTGAAGAAGCTGCGCGCGCCGGAGAAGACGATCGACTCGCTCAAGCAGGCCCGCGCGGTGCTGCCGCACGGTCTCGGCGCGGCGGCGCACGAGGACCGTCCGGCGCTGACCCATGACGGCCGTCCCGCCCTGGACAAACCCGCTTCGTAA
- a CDS encoding ArsA-related P-loop ATPase — MPLSAEPELEKGWPERAEKARLHYVSGKGGTGKSTVAAALALALAAGGRRVLLVEVESRQSIAQLFDLPPLPPTETRIATADGGGEVVALALDIEHAFLEYLDMFYNLGFAGRAMRRMGAIEFVTTIAPGLRDVILTGKIKETAVRVGKDGKRVYDEIVVDAPPTGRIASFLDVTQAMLEVAKGGPIASQAEGVSKLLHSDQTMIHLVTLLEALPVQETADAIAELKAADLRIGTVIVNRATEGQLPPELRAAAAQGAVDTDAVRAGLAAAGITLPDNDFQGLITETVEHAATLQAQDDSAAELAKVDVSRLYLPALPEGMDLGGLYELAEHLSTQGVK, encoded by the coding sequence GTGCCGCTTTCGGCCGAGCCCGAGCTCGAAAAAGGCTGGCCGGAACGTGCCGAGAAGGCTCGCTTGCACTACGTCTCGGGCAAGGGTGGCACGGGCAAGTCGACCGTGGCCGCGGCGCTGGCATTGGCCCTCGCGGCCGGCGGGCGGCGGGTGCTGCTGGTGGAGGTGGAGAGCAGGCAGTCGATCGCCCAGCTGTTCGACCTGCCGCCGCTGCCGCCGACCGAGACCCGGATCGCCACCGCGGACGGCGGCGGCGAGGTGGTCGCGCTCGCGCTCGATATCGAGCACGCCTTCCTCGAATACCTGGACATGTTCTACAACCTCGGCTTCGCGGGCCGGGCGATGCGCCGGATGGGCGCCATCGAGTTCGTCACCACGATCGCGCCCGGCCTGCGCGACGTCATCCTGACGGGCAAGATCAAGGAGACCGCGGTCCGGGTCGGCAAGGACGGCAAGCGGGTCTACGACGAGATCGTGGTCGACGCGCCGCCGACCGGCCGGATCGCCAGCTTCCTCGACGTCACCCAGGCCATGCTCGAGGTGGCCAAGGGCGGGCCGATCGCCTCCCAGGCCGAGGGCGTCTCGAAGCTGCTGCACTCGGATCAGACGATGATCCACTTGGTCACGTTGCTCGAGGCGCTGCCGGTGCAGGAAACCGCCGACGCGATCGCGGAATTGAAGGCGGCGGATCTGCGGATCGGCACGGTCATCGTGAACCGGGCCACCGAGGGTCAGCTGCCGCCCGAACTGCGCGCCGCGGCCGCCCAGGGCGCGGTGGACACCGACGCCGTCCGCGCCGGGCTCGCTGCCGCGGGGATCACCCTGCCGGACAACGACTTCCAGGGTCTGATCACCGAAACAGTCGAGCACGCCGCCACTTTGCAGGCGCAGGACGACAGCGCGGCCGAGCTCGCCAAGGTCGACGTGTCCCGCCTGTACCTGCCCGCGCTGCCGGAGGGCATGGACCTCGGCGGCTTATATGAACTG